In the genome of Arachis stenosperma cultivar V10309 chromosome 6, arast.V10309.gnm1.PFL2, whole genome shotgun sequence, the window AGGCCCCTTTCCATTTCGAAAGGCTTAAATGGGGACCCATTTATAAGCACCGACATAGACGCAAAGCATACACACTCCTTAATTCACCCCGCCACCTCTGGCCAAATCCCATATTCTGTAAAACTATATCCAAAACTCCATTTGACCCTATCATAAGTTTTTTGAAAGTCTAGTTTAATTATCGCTGAGCTCTTTTTTCTTGACTTAACCCACTGCACAGTTTCACAGGCTATCAAAGCTCCATCATGAATTTTTCTACCTTGCACAAAAGCACCCAGAGTCTCGCCTACTAAGCCTGGCATCACATGCCGCATCCTCCGAAGCAACATCTTAGATATGACCTTATACACACAACTCATTATACTAATAGGCCGAAGATCTTTTATTTAAGTAGCTCCAACAAACTTCAGTGCCAATGCCACCCAAGTAACATTCGAATCCCTAGGTAGCCTAGCTGATCGGAAGAATCCCATCACTGCTTCAATGAATTCCTTCCCAACTTCGTCCCAACACTTCTTAATGAAGTTTATATTATACCCGTCACACCCTGGTACTTTTGTTGACTCACAATCTCACActgcattttttatttcttcagCAGTTGGCATCAACTCCATTCCTGTTGCCTCTTCCTCAGTAATCTGCCTCACTAGCCCATCCCGAAAACCTATATTAGGGGAGATTTCCTGATGGTACAAGTCCTTATAGAAGTCTCTTATAGCAACCTTAATCCGGGATTGATTCCTCACTAATCTTCCATGGATCCTCAAGGCATTAATCCGATTGTTCCTCCTCCGTGCCGAGGCTATATTGTGGAAGTACCTAGTATTTTTGTTCATCTCCTTAGCATGCCTGGATCGTGACATCTGCTTCCAATGTATCTCCTTTCTGATATACCATAGCTTGCAAGAACTCACAAGCGCCTTCCTCCTTGCTTCTGCTATTCCATCATGCACTTCGTTGCTCACCATATCATCGACTTTCCTAATCTCCTCTTCAAACCTATTAATCCTCATGTCCATGTCTCCAAAATTCTGTCTATGCCATATGCGTAGTGGAACCGTCATAGCCTTCAACTTGTCCAAGAATTGAGCCTCCCCTAAGCTCCTCCACTCCTCCTTCACCATCCTCAAGAAATCATTATGAATAAACCAAGAATTCAGACTCCGAAAAGGCCTTGGGCCCTCTCCCATCCTTGTGACATCCATAATCATTGGACAATGGTCTGACAAGCCTCTTGGTCCTTCCCATAACCTAGTTTCAGGAAACTCTTATAGCCACTCCAAATTAACCAGAATTCTATTGATACGACTACATGACTGGCCCCTGAACCATGTGAACCTGCGATCAGATAAAGCTAGATCCACTAACTCCATATTTTGTATCCAAGAGATAAACTCTATTGCAGACACCGGCAGAGAAGTAGTCCCTTTCCTCTCCTCTATTTGAACAATCTCGTTAAAATTCCCCATAAAGCAGAAAGGTACTTGACATAATCCGGCCATGAAACTTAACTCTTCTCACACAATAAACTTTTCTTCCCTGACATGCTCTCCATACACCAAACAAAAAACAcatcgaaaattattttttaccaGCACTCCATCCACACATAACCATCTAACTCCTTTATAACAGTTACTTATGTTAAACACCGTTGCATCCCACATCAACAATAGACCGTCAGAAGCACATTCCGCTCCCACAAACTCCCAACTCACTACATCATTACCCCACAGTTGCATGATATCAAATTTCGTTAAAACCTCTTTTTTTTGTCTCTATCAAGTCTAACATATGCaaattaaatttctttttaaagTTCTTTACCATATTCAATTTTTCAATTCCCACCAACCCCCTAACATTCCAAgatgaaaaaattatttttaaaatagttgTACACAcattttttcgattttttagacgacttcttctaattttctctttttgtttagtctgtttttttttttcagtgtTATTGTCTCATTCTACTCCTGAAATATCATCATGATATTATCTTTTTCATCGTAtttgaaaatgaacttgatcaatttaaaactcaaacttggtaaaaaaaatcataaacaaataaaatttaaaatagtcaaATCATAAACACTCTTAATACGCACGTCCGTTGAtactaaaatgaaaaaaaaagaacaccGAATTATTCCATTTCCGATCAAGTTTTGATTGGGGTTCATCTTAGTTTTCAATACGCCTTTTTTTCAATAGTTCCCCCAGATGGGAGAAAAAAAAGTAACAGATAGGAGGGCCTatccttttcttttgttaattcaAAATGGCAAGGCTGATAACCAACACAAGAGACAAGCCAAGAGACACAACCCCAACAAAAGCAAGTCACAGAACATAAACTCCAAGCAATTATAGGTATTCACTAGTTATCAATCCCTATCATCAAAGCTCCGTAACACCCACACAAACacatataataataatcttAACACTAAGTCGAGGGACTATatagataataaattaaaataacgtATATACCAACTAACTATAATATAACACTTATTTTTCTTAAGTGAAATCTCAAAATTGTTGGAAGTTTTTGTAAAATTGGAACCAAGAGAGAGTAAATGTTGCACTTTGAATTTTAGTGTGAATTGCAGACTTTAGGGTAGATGTCTAAAGTAACAAACTAGAAAAAGGTTTGCAAAGAGCAAGAACAacacaccaaaattaaatttattattctaaAGCTTTTGCTTTCAAGTTTCAAAGTATTTATGGCTCGCCTGTAAAGAGATTTGTAGTTTGAACTCTAGAGTTtacactaataaaaaataattaataattgaatACGTATCACCTGCTTCTAATACGCATTAGTTGTATAATGTTTACTGCAGGATATACACATTGAATAATGAACTTTGCTTAGAATTATTCtggtagtattttttaatatttaatctaAAAATAGTTTTCATAATCTAATAAGATAAAAACGGTCATCTAATAACTCTCTTCTATTAAGTATTAGCCATGAAGATAAACTGtatgttaatttttattgtttactAATTTTAGTCAGAAAGCAAAAATGTTCCCAAAGTAAGTGTTAACTGTTAACAACCACGGACGGTGGAGTGTTCATTTTGGAGTGTAGACTGTAGAGTGCATACTTGATACTTGAGAGCAGACATAGTTAGCCACCAAGTACAAAAACGTACCGTAGAGTATAGGGCATTCGGGTATCTAGCGTAGTGTATAGTGTTAATAGGGTATAGAAAGAAAAGGAACTAGGAGGAAGGGCAGCGAAACAGAGTGTAGGGGCAAAAATGGAACAAAAGCGTGGGTCAGGGGACACTATTGTCATTTTGGGAAACAGACGACAACCACAGCTGTTATTTGTAGGTTGTTACCCTGCCACTCAATCGAAAAAAGGtagtaaataatatttttgctTAGATTTGGCAAGCAATTAATTGGTAAATAAACAAATTAGGAATAAGAAGATTAAGTGATAAATAAATTTCACCCTAGTAAATGCCAATAATTATGTTTTCGGGGAGCGTACAGTGCATAATTGAATGgtgcaaaagaaaataaaaaaagaaaagcacgGTGTGCGCTTGCGCTTCAGTCTTTGCCACTGCAAAACCAACAACACACATTGGAgggagaggagaagagaagagaagagaagagaggagaagagaaggggaagcaaaaacgaagaaaaaccctcgaaaggtaaaagataaaaaagggTTAGCAGAGGCagatagagatagagagagGAAGAATACAGAAAGGCAGAAGGGTGCGCACTTTAGCACCACGCCTTTCCAATGGGATTCCTCTCCCTTGCTCTTGTTCTTCCTCCGCCTCTAATTCTGTTCTTCGTGCCCACGGCATCCTTGCTTTGATTCACACTCAATATTACGCACCACATTCTCTATCTCTCCAATAATATCCCATCCGCAATTGAATTCAAACACAGAACCCTAGAGTTTCGAATTCCCATTTTCTAAGAGggggaagaggaagaggagcaACATGTCGTGGGCAATGAGATTCTCCGGGTTCTTCTCAGCCGCAATGCTGATGATAATCCTCTCCCCTTCCCTGCAATCTTTCCACCCAGCGGAGGCAATCCGATCTTCGCCGCATCTGGACGGTTACATCCGCCAGCCAGACCCACAGAACCGCTTCTCCTTCCGCAAGGCCTCTCCATTCCGCAATGCCGAGCAATGCCGTCCCAACAACCGCACCCTAACCACCGTCTGCGACCCTTCCCTTGTCCATGTTGCCTTAACCCTCGACCTCGAGTACCTCCGCGGCTCCATCGCCGCCGTCCACTCCATCCTCCAGCACTCCCTCTGCCCTGAGAACATCTTCTTCCATTTCCTTGTCTCCGACACCAATCTCGATTCCCTCGTTCAATCCACCTTCCCGCAGTTGAACTTCAAGGTATACTACTTCGATCCCAATATCGTTCGCAACCTGATCTCAACCTCCGTCAGGCAAGCCCTAGAGCAACCGCTAAATTACGCCAGAAATTACCTCGCTGACCTTCTCGAAACTTGCGTCAACAGAGTCATCTATCTCGATTCCGATCTGGTTGTCGTTGACGACATATCCAAGCTCTGGAGCACCAGCCTGGGCTCCAGGACCATCGGAGCACCCGAGTACTGCCATGCCAACTTCAGCAAGTATTTCACGGCGGCGTTCTGGTCGGACCACCGCTTCGCGGGGACATTTGAAGGGCGCAGGCCCTGCTACTTCAACACGggggtgatggtgatggatctGGTGAGGTGGAGGAGGGAAGGGTACACAAAGAGAATAGAGAGGTGGATGGAGGTTCAGAAGAGCGCACGGATCTACGAACTCGGGTCCTTGCCGCCGTTCCTTCTTGTGTTCGCGGGACACGTGGCGCCCATCGAGCATCGGTGGAACCAACATGGATTGGGAGGTGATAACGTTAAGGGAAGCTGCCGGGACCTCCACGCTGGCCCGGTGAGCCTCCTGCATTGGTCCGGCAGCGGGAAGCCCTGGGTTCGCCTCGATTCCAAGCGGCCTTGCCCCCTTGACGCTCTTTGGGCGCCGTTTGATTTGTACGGATACACTCACTGACGATGTTGTTGATtgtgaaaatgaagatgaatcatTTCTGCGCCGGTAAACTCCACCactgttttttattatttgtcttcatttgattttcattttttttgttatcattcctttcatttttctattttatttactaTGATCAGAATCAGATATATCAGTATTCAGTAATCAGATTCTTAGTAGATTTATTTTCCATATATTTTAGACGGCGATTTGTATGCCATTTGTACCTTATATTGAttgatatatgttcccattctATTGTGCCATTCCTGCTCtgcaaataataaaaaaggttgatagaaagaaaaagtagcatgatttttaagaaattgttgattttttttccgtttgttttcaattgaatcCATCAGCTCAGATGAGCTTATGCTAATGCTGTTAGTCTTCCAAAATAGTGTTTGAGATTAGAGGAAAATACGTGGTTTACTATATAATATTGATTGATGATTGTTATTCCTgttgaattaaattatattactGCAACGGTCGGtcaataactaatttttaatgtGGTTTCATTAGTGACTGTGGCTGGTTTCTGTCTGGGTGGTTGTATGATTCTCCACAATTTTGTCCAACTCTGGAAGTGACTTTTATTGCAACCCTATATCTCAACCTAACTGTTGACTCATCTGCGAGCTCTTTTTTTGTAGTAGTAAAACACCAAACCTTAGTTGTTAGTAGTAATGGTTTTTAGAGTGCTGGTTACGGTTGTCCATGTGCAAAATTTGCATTTTGTCTCCTGTTCAAACTTTGTTTTGTGTGTGGGGAAGGGGCtagttgttattttttttatttttgatagtTAATTATATATAAGCAGAGAAGGTGGAAGACACGTATGTTGCACAGCTTGAAAGGATTGTCTAGTTGTCCAAAGTGAACGCAGCGAAGGGCCAGGAAGGGGGGCTACAATCAATCAACTCAAAGAAAGCAGTGTGTTTAAAATGGGGTCATTTCATCAAAGGGCATATGCATATCTAATCTTGCGAGCAATCTGTTTCTGTGGATTGAGGTGGCAGCTAAGCAAACTTGGCGGGGGTTCTCAGGGGAAACAATGTGTTCTTCGGTGGCCGCGAGCGGCGGGAAATTTGTGACATGGGGTcagaaatataaataaattgatagATAGAGGATATatactcttattatttttttgtcctTTGCACCCACCGCATGCATAGCTGGCATTAgcaattgttcttgtgtttCTGTTTTTACTCTTTCAGTTCCACCATTAGATTTTGGATTTAAGCTTCTTCATTTTCTCCCTTAATACAATAAATGAAACTCGTGTCTAATTCCACGAATCCTGAGATTGACACTGTTggattgtttttaattttaaaagattgtGATTTGTGATATCTGCTACTCGGTGTGCGGACGATATCAAATTCAATGGTTCTACTTCTGCTCTTACTAtttgaagagagagagagagggggagggGTCCTCGTGTCGTTGTTGCTTTTAATTGTTTGCTTCGGGGACCAACTCTTCTTCCCCTTGGTGTCACACGTGGCCAGCTGCTTCGTCTCTTTCTATACAGTTCCAACACTGCTTGTGAGTTTATTTTATATCCATCCTTTTCATTTGGCTACAACTCTTATTTCTTCAAAAACCATGATCGATTGTTGACACCGCCAAGCACCACCCATCACATGTTTTTTGGGCAAGAGGACATTGTTACATATTTTGCAAAGTGGACTAACTAAAATTTGTTGAGATCAGATTTGGTGCAACTTTTTAGCTATTCGTATATTATATTTGATATATTGATTTTTCTCGATTTCTTTTTCAGGTCAGTGTATGCGTTTTAAATCGAATAAAGTCGAGCAGggtcaatgttattttattgccaatagttaattttaagggTGAGATTTAAACTTAAGAGGGGtgttcatttcttttttttttgtctgtGTGTCTTGGAGCTTATAATACTTTGTGAACAATGATATAAATTATGCTTATGTGAGAATCATCGCTAGCTTCTAACCTTGCTAAGGATTAGCTGTATAGTATTGCGGAAGTAGGTTATggagtagaaaaaaaaaaagtctttGGAGTGGATTAAGGATAATATACTGGTAATATAGGATTAGGACGTGGTAACGCATGCTTGTGCATACGCCACGACATATGGTTGAAAGATCAATTTATGACAAAGACATCTTAGTTGATGCAATTTTTATACAAtcttaatataataattttatttatattcacACTTTTCTTTTTAAAACACATCTAGAATATAGAAATAGAGATAAGAGGTGGATAGATGATACCAAACGATGTGCCGCTAGGTGTTTATTCCCTTAGATAGGATCTAGTAAAATTGTGTGACTAATTCACTCTATTCAATTTGAACATCTTTTATGGTGTCATGGTGACCTCTAATAAAAGTTTGGACACTTTTCAAATGTTAAAAATTGGGCATTAATATTTTAGTTAAATCCAAACTATACATATTATTTATTGATAGATTTAAAACGTAGAATTTAATAGAGTATTTTAATGTACtaataaaaatttgattattgCCGTGGATTTTCAAGTTGGAgatgattatattttttaaatattacaGACATAAAAGTATTAAAAGATTCTTATTCGAGTTGAAGTGAGACacattaaaaactaatagaatacactttttaaattaaaagatatttgatgataaataatttgaatttaatgctttttttttgaaataaaaaaaatttgaatttaatgcAATGCAATAAAATGAAACATAATACATATATATTGAACTGTTATAAACAAGTATTTAATAAAAAGTAGTTAATTTTAACATAATTCACACAttattgatttcaatataataattatatagatttaaaataaattgaaaagtttatataaatttagtaaatttctcctatttcaattttaaaataatgtcACTTGATATGTAAAATTGAGAAATCAAAAGTGTTCTTATCAATTGCCTTGTTGTATATTGGGCTTAATTAAGAAAGACCAAGTATTTTTAATTAGAAAGGAACACTTAAAAGTTCCAATGATCTTGTATTCTTAATTTTTACCTTGTAATTGTAGCTCTTAGAACTATGCAACGACTTCATTAGCATGAAACAAATAATACAATTCCTACTATGGAAAACAAAATGACGAATttatattaagaaaaaataaaaccGTTTACCACCCAATTTTCTGTGGGTAAAGGTAGTTCATTCATGTGGATGGAGCAGGAATAAAATTTTCTCtgtgtataattttttttgttattaaataaatttaaatatgaagatttttaaaataaataacccacatgttgatattttaattttaaaaattcaaatgcttttaaaaatatttatgaaaatattttttaaaattaatttatatattttaaaataaaaaatttaatataatattatatatttatatttatttttactctttattttattagaaataactttatcaaatatatttttttaaaatttccgACCCTATTCAAAGTTTTAGTTtatctcaatattttttatttgtccaCAGTTGCTGAGGAGTTTTTAAATATCAAATGAGCCTCTTTTAAAAATTCgttttatatttgataaattaaaaaaagaaacgACGTATTTGTACTAAGCTTTTATAATTTAAGTTTTCAACGGCACCTGCTGCTCTTATTAGAAGTTAATTTTATTTCGATTTATCAAATAATGCACgggtttatttttaaatttgataagttaaattaaaaataatattttataactatatattttttaaatttagtatgACACTATTATCATCGTTATATAATAAACGTGTTAAATATGTtgttttatctttattcaaaataaaatataaatagaagagtttgaagtttataatattcttaaaCCATAAGGagagagataaaaaaataagaacatataTAACTGTAATAATAGCATGTTAATTTTACCctaaattttatatcaaaaagctaataaaaatttatcgaCAACCTAGTATCTTACTAACTTCATTAGAAAATCATTGGATGTTGTGCTCCTTGTTACacatttcatttcaaatttgaaaaaatag includes:
- the LOC130933627 gene encoding uncharacterized protein LOC130933627 yields the protein MAGLCQVPFCFMGNFNEIVQIEERKGTTSLPVSAIEFISWIQNMELVDLALSDRRLWEGPRGLSDHCPMIMDVTRMGEGPRPFRSLNSWFIHNDFLRMVKEEWRSLGEAQFLDKLKAMTVPLRIWHRQNFGDMDMRINRFEEEIRKVDDMVSNEVHDGIAEARRKALVSSCKLWYIRKEIHWKQMSRSRHAKEMNKNTRYFHNIASARRRNNRINALRIHGRLVRNQSRIKVAIRDFYKDLYHQEISPNIGFRDGLVRQITEEEATGMELMPTAEEIKNAV
- the LOC130935707 gene encoding probable galacturonosyltransferase-like 7, producing the protein MSWAMRFSGFFSAAMLMIILSPSLQSFHPAEAIRSSPHLDGYIRQPDPQNRFSFRKASPFRNAEQCRPNNRTLTTVCDPSLVHVALTLDLEYLRGSIAAVHSILQHSLCPENIFFHFLVSDTNLDSLVQSTFPQLNFKVYYFDPNIVRNLISTSVRQALEQPLNYARNYLADLLETCVNRVIYLDSDLVVVDDISKLWSTSLGSRTIGAPEYCHANFSKYFTAAFWSDHRFAGTFEGRRPCYFNTGVMVMDLVRWRREGYTKRIERWMEVQKSARIYELGSLPPFLLVFAGHVAPIEHRWNQHGLGGDNVKGSCRDLHAGPVSLLHWSGSGKPWVRLDSKRPCPLDALWAPFDLYGYTH